In Dysgonomonadaceae bacterium zrk40, one genomic interval encodes:
- a CDS encoding TrkA family potassium uptake protein, with the protein MKFIIIGLGSFGASLAQKLTALGNEVIGIDISMSKVDAYKENISYTICMDATDEFTVSGLPLKETDVVLVAIGENQGANIMATALLKNLKVKRLISRAIDPLHEKVLQAIGVHEIVHPEEETAERWTKKLSLSNVVDSFELNDNYSIIEAKVPVDFIGKTIMEVGFRKDFNILVLTILREVEVKSLLGKTRTVTQVLGVAAANDLLESDDVLVLFGSKKDLQLFLKQKTV; encoded by the coding sequence ATGAAATTTATCATTATCGGACTTGGAAGTTTTGGAGCATCACTTGCACAAAAACTCACTGCACTTGGGAACGAAGTGATTGGCATTGACATCAGCATGTCGAAAGTAGATGCTTATAAAGAAAATATCAGCTATACCATTTGCATGGATGCCACAGATGAGTTCACCGTTTCAGGGCTCCCGCTAAAAGAAACAGATGTGGTACTGGTGGCCATTGGTGAAAACCAGGGGGCAAATATCATGGCAACAGCTCTTTTAAAGAACCTCAAAGTGAAAAGATTGATTAGCAGAGCAATCGATCCATTGCACGAAAAGGTGTTACAGGCAATTGGTGTCCATGAGATCGTACACCCCGAAGAGGAGACTGCGGAACGCTGGACGAAGAAATTGTCGTTAAGCAATGTGGTTGACTCGTTCGAACTTAATGATAATTACAGCATCATTGAAGCAAAGGTCCCTGTTGATTTTATTGGGAAAACGATCATGGAGGTTGGTTTTCGTAAAGATTTCAATATCTTGGTCCTGACCATCCTACGTGAAGTAGAAGTTAAAAGCTTATTGGGTAAAACAAGAACCGTGACCCAGGTTCTGGGTGTTGCTGCTGCCAATGACCTCCTGGAGAGTGATGATGTGTTGGTACTTTTCGGCTCAAAAAAAGATCTGCAATTGTTTTTAAAACAAAAAACGGTATGA
- a CDS encoding ATPase, whose product MRINLSKTRLNPAQIFILSFLVIIFIGSFLLVLPNATYEGITYLDALFTATSAVCVTGLTVVDTGTHFTLFGQTIIMILIQLGGLGILTFASYFGYFFKGGTTYENQLTLSDITSSKKLGEVFSTLKYIILITFGIELFSALLIYSGTDLAAFHSPSEQLFFAAFHSISAFCNAGFSTLNNSLYETGFRYNYYLQLIVILTFVIGGLGFPIVVNILNYLKYLASNLLPYSSRNKKHRPWVLSLNSRINLITTLLISLVAFIVFYLLEYNNTLAEHNGLGKIITALFGATTPRTAGFNTIDTAALYLPTLLMVMLLMWIGASPQSTGGGIKTSTFAIALLNVMSLARGRSRIEVFRREIADVSIRRAFAIITLSFIVVGMAIILISIFDPGKKLIDIAFECFSAYGTVGLSLGITSDLSSAGKFIIIVVMFVGRVSMLSIAIAAFRKIKHENYTYPKEEITIN is encoded by the coding sequence ATGAGAATAAACCTCAGCAAAACAAGGCTCAACCCTGCCCAGATATTTATTCTCAGTTTTCTGGTGATCATTTTTATCGGCTCATTCCTGCTGGTTTTACCCAATGCTACTTATGAGGGCATCACCTATCTGGATGCTCTTTTTACCGCTACAAGTGCCGTATGTGTAACCGGACTAACGGTGGTGGATACCGGCACCCACTTCACGCTCTTTGGACAGACGATCATCATGATTTTGATACAGCTGGGCGGTTTGGGTATTCTCACATTTGCCAGTTATTTCGGTTATTTCTTCAAGGGGGGCACCACCTATGAAAATCAATTGACCCTGAGCGATATTACAAGCTCTAAAAAACTGGGTGAGGTGTTTTCAACACTGAAGTACATCATTCTCATCACTTTTGGAATAGAACTCTTTTCGGCTCTATTGATTTATTCTGGTACGGACCTGGCTGCTTTCCACTCCCCTTCCGAACAACTCTTCTTTGCTGCGTTTCATTCCATCTCTGCCTTTTGTAATGCAGGATTTTCAACGCTAAACAACAGCCTGTATGAAACAGGATTCCGTTATAACTACTATCTGCAATTGATCGTTATTCTCACATTCGTGATCGGAGGATTGGGCTTTCCAATTGTGGTGAACATACTAAACTATTTGAAATATCTCGCTTCCAACTTGCTGCCATACTCATCAAGAAATAAAAAACATCGCCCTTGGGTGCTGAGCTTAAACAGTAGGATCAACTTAATCACAACACTCCTCATTTCATTGGTTGCGTTCATTGTTTTTTATCTGCTTGAATACAACAACACGCTGGCAGAACACAACGGCTTGGGTAAAATAATCACCGCTCTTTTTGGAGCCACAACACCCAGGACAGCAGGATTCAACACCATTGACACTGCTGCGTTGTATCTGCCAACGCTCTTGATGGTTATGTTGTTGATGTGGATCGGCGCCTCGCCTCAGTCAACAGGCGGCGGCATCAAAACGAGCACTTTTGCCATCGCACTGCTCAATGTGATGAGTCTGGCAAGAGGCAGATCACGTATTGAGGTTTTCAGAAGGGAGATAGCAGATGTGTCGATAAGGAGAGCATTTGCCATTATAACCCTCTCATTTATAGTGGTCGGCATGGCAATCATCCTCATCTCCATTTTCGACCCCGGGAAAAAGCTGATTGACATAGCCTTTGAATGTTTCTCGGCATACGGTACCGTGGGGTTGAGCTTGGGCATCACAAGCGACCTTAGTAGTGCCGGAAAATTTATCATTATTGTTGTAATGTTTGTTGGACGTGTCAGCATGCTTTCAATAGCAATCGCCGCATTCCGGAAAATTAAGCATGAAAACTACACCTACCCAAAAGAGGAAATCACCATAAACTAA
- a CDS encoding AraC family transcriptional regulator: MEGIYRFDTVNAYNQLNNHETLHPLVSVIDFSKAKPRTWGKDKKVRINYGLYCIFLKDVNCGDIKYGRNYYDYQEGTLVFVSPGQVMELDNDGLVYQPKGHALVFHPDLLQGTQLAKIISDYNFFSYKSNEALHLSERERNIVLDCFAKIEYELQQSVDKHSKKLIASNIELFLNYCNRFYDRQFITRENVNQGIIEKFEEKLNDYFSSDKPQRFGLPSVAYFADVLHLSANYFGDLIKKETGKSAKEYIQFEIINLAKNLIFNKEITISEIAHSLGFKYPQHFTRMFKNETGLTPNDFRNQN; this comes from the coding sequence ATGGAAGGAATTTACAGATTTGACACAGTTAATGCATACAACCAATTGAATAATCATGAAACACTGCATCCATTGGTGAGTGTGATTGATTTTTCAAAAGCCAAACCAAGAACTTGGGGGAAAGATAAGAAAGTGCGGATCAATTATGGTCTGTATTGTATATTCCTGAAAGATGTAAATTGTGGTGACATCAAATATGGACGTAACTATTACGACTACCAGGAAGGTACACTTGTTTTCGTTTCACCGGGACAAGTGATGGAGCTGGATAATGATGGTTTGGTCTATCAACCCAAAGGGCATGCGCTGGTATTTCATCCGGATCTGCTTCAGGGTACTCAATTGGCAAAAATTATCAGCGACTATAATTTCTTCAGTTACAAATCAAATGAAGCATTGCACCTGTCAGAACGTGAAAGAAACATAGTGCTGGATTGTTTCGCAAAAATAGAATATGAGTTGCAACAGAGTGTGGATAAGCACAGTAAGAAACTCATCGCTTCCAATATAGAACTGTTTCTGAATTACTGCAACCGTTTTTACGACAGGCAATTTATCACCAGAGAAAATGTCAATCAGGGAATAATAGAGAAATTTGAAGAGAAGTTGAACGACTATTTCTCATCAGACAAGCCTCAAAGATTCGGATTACCCTCCGTGGCCTACTTTGCAGATGTACTCCACTTGTCGGCAAATTACTTTGGAGATCTGATAAAAAAGGAGACAGGTAAATCTGCTAAAGAGTATATTCAATTCGAAATCATCAACCTGGCAAAGAACCTTATATTCAACAAGGAGATAACGATCAGCGAGATTGCCCATTCGTTGGGGTTCAAATACCCCCAGCATTTTACACGAATGTTCAAGAATGAAACAGGATTGACACCGAATGATTTCAGGAATCAGAACTGA
- a CDS encoding aldo/keto reductase produces MQTIQLNNGVEMPILGFGVFQMTDLDECEKSVLTAIETGYRSIDTAAVYLNETAVGNAIKQSGIAREDLFITTKVWIQDAGYENTKKAFDRSLNKLGLDYLDLYLIHQPYGDVHGSWRAMEELYKEDKIRAIGVSNFYPDRMMDLIVHHEILPAVNQIETHPFHQQVEAQKFLSENGVQIESWGPFAEGRNNLFKNEALASIGRKYNKSIAQVVLRWLTLREVVVIPKSVHKDRIQENFNCLDFELTTEDMQIIASLDLKTTSFFDHRDPKMVKLLSLNKVDL; encoded by the coding sequence ATGCAGACAATACAACTTAACAATGGTGTTGAAATGCCAATCCTTGGGTTCGGAGTATTTCAAATGACAGATTTAGATGAGTGTGAAAAGAGTGTGCTTACAGCAATAGAAACCGGTTACCGATCGATAGACACAGCGGCTGTCTATCTGAACGAGACCGCTGTGGGGAATGCTATTAAACAAAGCGGTATCGCCCGGGAGGATTTATTTATAACCACTAAAGTCTGGATACAGGATGCCGGTTATGAAAATACAAAAAAGGCTTTTGATAGATCCTTAAATAAATTGGGTCTTGATTATCTTGATTTATACCTGATACACCAACCTTACGGTGATGTGCACGGTTCGTGGCGGGCAATGGAAGAATTATATAAAGAAGATAAAATAAGAGCTATCGGTGTAAGTAATTTTTATCCCGACAGAATGATGGATCTAATCGTTCATCATGAAATTTTACCGGCGGTTAACCAAATTGAGACACACCCTTTTCACCAACAAGTTGAAGCACAAAAATTTCTATCAGAGAATGGGGTACAGATCGAATCGTGGGGTCCCTTTGCCGAAGGGAGGAACAATCTTTTTAAAAATGAAGCTTTAGCATCCATAGGTCGGAAATACAATAAATCGATTGCCCAGGTAGTTCTTCGCTGGTTGACCCTTAGAGAGGTGGTTGTTATTCCAAAATCGGTTCATAAAGATAGAATACAGGAGAACTTTAATTGTCTTGATTTTGAACTTACAACAGAAGATATGCAAATCATAGCCTCTCTTGATTTGAAAACAACCAGTTTCTTCGATCATCGTGATCCGAAAATGGTTAAACTTCTCAGTTTAAATAAAGTTGATTTGTAG
- a CDS encoding aldo/keto reductase, with protein MKTRKLGTQGLEVSALGLGCMGLNFGFGTVTDKNEAIRLIRRAVELGVTFFDTAEVYGPFTNEEVVGEALTPFRDEVVIATKFGFDIQHGKSVGLNSRPTHIREAVEGSLKRLRVETIDLLYQHRVDPDVPIEEVAGTVKELIQEGKVKYFGLSEAGIQNIRRAHAVQPLSALQSEYSLWWREPEEAIIPTLEDLGIGFVPFSPLGKGFLTGKMDENTRFEPGDFRSTVPRLSQENIGSNLIFVDFLKRVAERKNATPAQIALAWLSAQKPWIVPIPGTTKIHRLEENIASTTVAFTMEELEEIDAEAAKIIPQGDRYSAGSAKMIDR; from the coding sequence ATGAAAACAAGAAAATTAGGTACCCAAGGATTAGAGGTGTCAGCCCTGGGATTAGGCTGTATGGGACTAAACTTCGGTTTCGGAACCGTTACCGACAAAAATGAGGCCATCAGATTGATCAGGAGAGCGGTTGAGCTGGGCGTCACTTTTTTTGATACTGCAGAAGTGTATGGACCCTTTACAAATGAAGAGGTAGTGGGCGAAGCTTTAACTCCCTTCCGTGATGAAGTGGTGATTGCAACCAAATTTGGATTTGACATACAGCATGGCAAATCAGTTGGATTGAACAGTCGGCCAACACATATCCGTGAAGCGGTGGAAGGTTCTTTAAAACGGCTAAGGGTGGAGACCATAGACTTGTTGTATCAGCATCGGGTGGATCCCGATGTGCCCATTGAAGAGGTGGCCGGAACGGTCAAAGAATTAATTCAGGAAGGGAAAGTAAAATATTTTGGGTTGTCGGAAGCCGGCATACAGAACATTCGCAGGGCACACGCGGTACAACCTCTTTCAGCTTTGCAAAGTGAATATTCCCTCTGGTGGCGCGAACCGGAAGAAGCAATCATCCCCACCCTCGAGGATCTGGGGATCGGTTTCGTGCCTTTCAGCCCGTTGGGTAAAGGCTTTCTGACCGGGAAAATGGATGAGAACACCAGGTTCGAACCGGGTGATTTCAGAAGTACGGTACCACGGTTATCGCAGGAAAACATAGGGTCTAATCTGATTTTTGTCGATTTTCTGAAGCGAGTAGCAGAACGTAAAAATGCGACACCGGCGCAGATAGCCCTTGCCTGGTTAAGTGCGCAAAAGCCCTGGATTGTTCCCATTCCGGGAACAACAAAAATTCACCGCTTAGAAGAAAACATTGCGTCAACCACCGTGGCGTTCACCATGGAAGAGCTGGAGGAAATTGATGCCGAAGCTGCAAAAATAATACCGCAAGGCGACAGGTATTCAGCAGGTTCAGCAAAAATGATCGACCGCTAA
- a CDS encoding cupin domain-containing protein, producing MKEAMVHLYAYSGFPRSIRGLQTLMEVIKERESKGITDEVGKDASSIIDERSKYERGKEILEALTGVPQPDTQSGYAAFAPVIEIFLKEHLFADLFERNVLTFAERELVTISVLSSIGRAEPMLRSHLNICLHLGFTPGQLNEFIEILKVKVGKKEAREAQSVLNDLVSDRMKKNRDEDNHRNESWSSKGSLTNSPNFTGTVWLNMLGTTESGLHASVGYVTFAPGARTHWHSHPGGQLLFVTEGKGVYKAKGQPARFLQKGDYVEIPSDVVHWHGATPDSEFSHIAVSLNTDLGGAVWSGPVTDDEYDWK from the coding sequence GTGAAAGAAGCAATGGTTCATCTCTATGCATACAGTGGATTTCCCCGCAGCATCAGGGGTTTACAAACACTCATGGAGGTAATCAAAGAGCGCGAATCAAAGGGAATAACAGATGAAGTGGGTAAAGATGCTTCAAGCATCATTGACGAGAGGAGCAAGTACGAGCGTGGTAAGGAAATACTGGAAGCCTTGACCGGAGTTCCGCAACCTGATACACAAAGTGGTTATGCTGCTTTTGCGCCGGTAATTGAGATATTCCTGAAAGAACATTTGTTCGCCGATCTTTTCGAACGTAATGTACTGACATTTGCTGAGCGTGAATTGGTAACCATTTCCGTACTCAGTAGCATCGGCAGGGCTGAACCCATGTTACGTTCCCATTTGAATATATGTCTGCATCTTGGATTCACCCCTGGCCAGTTAAATGAATTCATAGAAATCCTAAAAGTGAAAGTGGGTAAAAAAGAAGCACGGGAGGCTCAATCTGTTTTAAATGATTTGGTGAGCGATCGCATGAAAAAAAACAGAGATGAAGATAATCATCGCAATGAATCATGGTCGTCAAAAGGAAGCTTGACAAACAGTCCCAACTTTACAGGGACGGTATGGCTCAACATGCTTGGAACTACGGAAAGTGGACTGCATGCCAGTGTAGGATATGTCACCTTTGCTCCTGGAGCAAGAACACACTGGCATTCACACCCGGGTGGCCAGCTCCTTTTCGTCACAGAAGGAAAAGGTGTTTATAAAGCCAAAGGTCAACCAGCCCGATTCTTGCAGAAAGGCGATTATGTCGAAATACCTTCTGATGTTGTACATTGGCATGGAGCAACACCTGATAGTGAGTTCTCTCACATTGCCGTGAGCCTGAATACCGATTTGGGCGGGGCTGTATGGTCTGGTCCCGTTACTGATGATGAATACGATTGGAAATAG
- a CDS encoding alpha/beta hydrolase, with amino-acid sequence MNKKGRFHLLTALFGTISMIAAAQQKIDNPFGLVYQGAITENVPGKVNIHPVHYLLHGIKISANVYTPANYNPAKNYPVIVVAHPNGGVKEQVAGLYAQRLAESGYITIAADASYQGASGGEPRNTDKPAFRIEDIRGMADYITEYAGADGQRLGLLGVCGGGGYSLAAAQTDKRFKAVATLSMFNSGMVRRNGFRDSQLETVQERLKQASDARALEAAGGEVRYMADSETTDEMADQMPFDLYREGHYYYHRTHAHPNSTFRYTTASLIDLMAFDANDRMALINQPLLMMAGSKADTYYMTESAFKLATGTDNKELFLIEGATHIQTYYVPEYVDKAASKLGEFFDRYL; translated from the coding sequence ATGAATAAAAAAGGTAGATTTCATTTATTAACAGCCCTTTTTGGGACAATCAGCATGATTGCCGCTGCCCAGCAAAAGATAGACAATCCTTTTGGTCTGGTATATCAAGGTGCAATTACAGAAAACGTGCCGGGGAAAGTAAATATTCATCCGGTCCACTATCTGTTGCATGGCATCAAGATTTCAGCCAATGTATACACCCCTGCCAATTACAACCCGGCGAAAAATTATCCGGTGATCGTGGTGGCCCACCCCAACGGGGGTGTCAAGGAACAGGTAGCCGGGTTATATGCGCAGCGTTTGGCGGAATCGGGTTACATTACCATTGCTGCCGACGCTTCGTATCAGGGAGCCAGTGGCGGGGAACCCCGCAATACGGACAAGCCCGCTTTTCGGATTGAAGACATCCGGGGCATGGCCGATTATATCACAGAATATGCCGGTGCAGATGGCCAACGACTGGGATTGCTCGGCGTTTGCGGCGGCGGAGGCTATTCACTCGCGGCAGCGCAGACCGACAAGCGATTTAAGGCGGTGGCAACACTGAGCATGTTCAACTCCGGAATGGTCAGACGAAACGGATTCAGGGATTCACAACTGGAGACGGTTCAGGAACGGTTGAAACAGGCTTCTGATGCCCGTGCCCTCGAAGCTGCCGGTGGAGAAGTGCGCTACATGGCTGATTCCGAAACAACCGATGAGATGGCTGATCAAATGCCTTTTGACCTCTATCGCGAAGGTCATTATTATTACCACCGCACCCATGCACACCCCAATTCTACCTTCCGGTATACCACCGCTAGCCTGATCGACCTGATGGCTTTCGATGCAAACGACCGCATGGCGCTGATCAATCAGCCCCTGTTGATGATGGCAGGCAGCAAGGCCGACACCTATTACATGACCGAAAGTGCATTCAAACTGGCTACAGGAACAGACAATAAAGAACTGTTCCTGATTGAAGGTGCGACCCATATACAGACCTATTATGTTCCTGAGTATGTGGATAAGGCGGCCAGTAAGCTCGGAGAATTCTTTGATCGATACTTGTAA
- a CDS encoding aldo/keto reductase → MKSTLIGLLLTVVSVHFAVAQNGEAEQEIINLSKAKWEWMAGKNVDELSKFFHEKAVFVHMGGSWGTEQELNIIQSGGIWYKNADIHEVSVNIIDNTAILLNRITLLAVVGRNEVTNPFEVTEVYIKEDNVWKLGSLSFTRLMTPGAPKAAVPTLKLNNGMEMPRLGLGTFAISYEAAKEACLEAFRNGFRHVDCATAYRVEGAVGEAMKESGIPREEFFIASKLWVSDYADGKTLESIDKILERFQTDYIDLLYIHQPIGDYIESWKEMEKAVASGKVRALGISNFDASKERFHAIVDHMKIKPVALQIECHPYAQRNDIREWVKPYDIIIECWYPLGHGDEGLLSDPVIKKIADAHDKSIAQVILRWHIQEGFSVIPGATNPVHIKENISIFDFTLSDEEMTTMRSLNKDKRFFNVTLEQLDSWVNR, encoded by the coding sequence ATGAAATCAACATTAATCGGACTTTTATTAACTGTTGTCAGTGTACATTTTGCCGTTGCCCAAAACGGTGAAGCAGAGCAGGAGATTATCAACCTTTCAAAAGCGAAATGGGAATGGATGGCCGGCAAAAATGTGGATGAATTGTCTAAATTCTTCCATGAAAAAGCCGTTTTTGTCCATATGGGAGGTTCATGGGGAACCGAACAGGAACTTAACATCATTCAAAGTGGTGGAATCTGGTACAAGAATGCCGATATCCACGAGGTATCCGTCAATATCATTGACAATACGGCGATTCTTTTGAACAGGATTACCCTCCTTGCCGTGGTTGGAAGGAATGAAGTGACCAATCCCTTTGAAGTAACCGAAGTATATATTAAAGAAGACAATGTCTGGAAGTTAGGTTCGCTATCGTTTACAAGATTGATGACCCCGGGAGCGCCAAAAGCAGCTGTGCCAACCCTGAAACTGAACAACGGAATGGAGATGCCACGGCTGGGTTTAGGCACTTTTGCCATCTCATACGAAGCGGCCAAGGAGGCTTGTCTGGAGGCATTCAGAAATGGCTTTCGACATGTGGACTGCGCCACCGCCTATCGTGTAGAGGGTGCTGTGGGCGAAGCAATGAAGGAAAGCGGTATTCCGCGTGAGGAATTTTTCATTGCCAGCAAGTTATGGGTGTCCGACTATGCAGATGGCAAAACATTGGAATCGATTGACAAAATTCTGGAACGCTTTCAGACCGATTACATCGACCTGCTTTACATCCATCAGCCTATTGGCGATTACATCGAATCCTGGAAGGAGATGGAAAAAGCTGTAGCATCAGGGAAGGTGCGTGCGTTGGGAATCAGTAATTTTGACGCCAGCAAAGAACGCTTCCATGCCATTGTAGATCACATGAAGATAAAACCTGTGGCGTTGCAGATCGAATGTCATCCCTATGCGCAGCGAAACGACATACGTGAATGGGTAAAACCTTATGACATCATCATTGAGTGTTGGTATCCTTTGGGACACGGTGATGAGGGTCTGTTGTCCGACCCGGTAATCAAAAAAATTGCCGATGCGCATGATAAAAGTATTGCCCAGGTTATACTCCGATGGCATATACAGGAGGGTTTCTCCGTCATTCCGGGGGCAACCAATCCCGTCCATATCAAGGAAAACATCTCTATTTTCGACTTTACGCTAAGCGATGAAGAGATGACTACAATGCGTTCGCTGAACAAGGACAAACGCTTCTTCAATGTGACGCTGGAACAGCTGGATAGTTGGGTTAACAGATAA
- a CDS encoding carboxylesterase family protein, which produces MDIKKIGAVFFVWVVALSLYAQQAYDIAEVGGPIIRISSGQIQGATVDDVSVFKGIPYAAPPMGEYRWRPPQPVTAWEGVRDALSFGPDCAQGGWGTAPGTIREGTSEDCLYLNLWVPSGAKPQSKYPVMVWIHGGAFVGGSGAGAVTAGDAFAKQGVILMTFNYRLGRLGHFAFPALSREHPDEPKGSYAFMDMIAALEWVQENITAFGGDPNNVTIFGQSAGGVAVHSLLTIPLAKGLFHKAISHSGGSRDGVLTGRPINRENADPLYPVSAETIGVNFARKQGIEGTDKAALEKLRALSVAEIVDGGQENDGEGGPRIYSGPILDGKLVVETAESAYKAGRHLNVPLIIESCSAEIGGNFVHSVTTKEELFSVFGKLEEDAKAAYDPEGNKELAEIVTLFNTDWVWAEPARFAARIFAANDAPAYIFHYGYVPANSLEWMPFGAGHGAEIAYVFHNINARRGVAETTTTDEEVAHILNTYWANFAKTGNPNGEGLPLWPGYDTEKEEILDIQPDGQIVGKSDTRKQRLDVIEKATECRTRIQSRGGI; this is translated from the coding sequence ATGGATATTAAGAAAATAGGTGCAGTTTTTTTTGTATGGGTAGTCGCATTATCTTTATACGCGCAACAAGCATATGATATTGCAGAAGTTGGTGGTCCCATCATACGAATATCTTCTGGACAAATTCAGGGAGCTACTGTCGATGATGTATCGGTTTTTAAAGGCATACCCTATGCCGCACCACCGATGGGTGAATATCGTTGGCGGCCGCCACAACCTGTGACCGCCTGGGAAGGAGTTAGGGATGCCCTGTCGTTTGGTCCTGACTGCGCACAGGGAGGATGGGGTACTGCTCCAGGAACCATTAGGGAAGGAACATCAGAAGATTGTCTCTACCTGAATCTATGGGTTCCGAGTGGAGCCAAACCCCAAAGCAAATATCCGGTGATGGTCTGGATCCATGGTGGCGCTTTTGTGGGCGGAAGTGGTGCAGGAGCTGTCACGGCTGGTGACGCGTTTGCAAAACAGGGTGTCATCCTGATGACCTTCAACTACAGGCTCGGTCGTCTCGGACACTTTGCCTTTCCTGCTTTATCCAGGGAGCATCCCGATGAGCCAAAAGGAAGCTACGCTTTTATGGACATGATTGCTGCTCTTGAGTGGGTACAGGAAAATATCACTGCTTTTGGTGGTGACCCGAACAATGTTACCATTTTTGGTCAATCAGCCGGAGGGGTTGCGGTACACTCACTGCTTACGATCCCACTGGCAAAGGGACTTTTCCACAAGGCTATCAGTCATTCCGGAGGCAGCAGGGATGGAGTGCTCACCGGCAGACCGATTAACAGGGAAAACGCTGATCCCTTGTATCCTGTTTCTGCAGAAACAATCGGTGTAAATTTCGCCCGTAAACAGGGCATTGAGGGTACGGATAAAGCTGCACTGGAAAAATTACGTGCCCTGAGTGTTGCGGAGATCGTGGACGGCGGTCAGGAAAATGATGGAGAGGGAGGTCCCCGAATTTATTCCGGCCCTATTCTCGATGGCAAACTTGTTGTGGAAACGGCTGAGAGTGCCTATAAAGCCGGTAGGCATCTAAACGTTCCACTCATCATCGAGAGCTGCAGTGCCGAAATCGGTGGGAACTTTGTTCATTCAGTCACTACAAAGGAAGAACTGTTTTCTGTTTTCGGTAAACTGGAGGAGGATGCAAAAGCAGCGTATGACCCGGAGGGAAACAAAGAGCTTGCCGAGATTGTCACCCTGTTTAATACCGACTGGGTATGGGCCGAACCGGCCCGCTTTGCAGCAAGGATCTTTGCCGCCAACGATGCACCGGCTTATATCTTCCATTATGGTTATGTTCCCGCCAACAGCCTGGAATGGATGCCATTTGGTGCCGGACACGGGGCTGAGATCGCCTACGTCTTTCACAATATCAACGCTCGCCGGGGTGTTGCTGAAACCACAACAACAGATGAAGAGGTGGCCCATATTCTGAACACATACTGGGCTAATTTTGCCAAGACGGGTAACCCAAATGGTGAAGGTTTGCCTCTTTGGCCCGGATATGATACCGAAAAGGAAGAAATCCTGGATATCCAACCGGATGGTCAAATTGTTGGCAAAAGTGATACCCGAAAACAAAGGCTGGATGTGATTGAAAAAGCAACCGAATGCAGGACTCGTATTCAGTCGAGAGGAGGTATCTGA
- a CDS encoding alpha/beta fold hydrolase gives MVSAIFLLLLGSSCANKDEKQNSEVIQIEEQGSFTVGGTVIENQGTFDPYNQTPEGQTFHGDHAYVFYQVPADAREYPLVMWHGLGQFSKTWETTPDGREGYQNIFLRRRFPVYVIDQPRRGDAGRSMVPATIDPVPDEQGWFGTFRIGIWPDYFEGVQFARDSATLEQYFRSMTPNIGTIDINVNVDAVSALLDKIGEAVLVTHSHSGGMGWLTTVKNRNVKGIVCYEPGSGFLFPEGEVPESLPSSGGLLEAFGIPMEDFKQLTKIPIVIYYGDNIPEEPNPNPGQDGWRVRLEMARLWRDTVNKYGGDVTVVHLPEIGIKGNTHFPFSDLNNVEVADLMSEWLKSKELDR, from the coding sequence ATGGTATCTGCCATATTCCTGCTGCTTTTGGGTTCATCCTGTGCCAACAAAGATGAGAAACAAAACAGCGAAGTGATTCAAATAGAGGAACAGGGCAGCTTCACAGTCGGGGGAACCGTTATTGAGAATCAGGGCACCTTTGACCCCTATAACCAGACTCCGGAGGGGCAGACATTTCATGGTGATCATGCGTATGTATTTTACCAGGTCCCGGCAGATGCACGTGAATATCCGCTGGTGATGTGGCACGGGTTGGGTCAGTTCTCAAAAACCTGGGAGACAACACCCGACGGGAGGGAAGGGTATCAGAATATCTTTTTGCGAAGGCGCTTTCCCGTGTATGTCATCGATCAACCTCGAAGGGGAGATGCTGGCCGCAGTATGGTACCGGCGACAATTGATCCCGTCCCCGATGAACAGGGCTGGTTTGGCACTTTTCGTATTGGCATCTGGCCCGATTATTTTGAAGGGGTGCAGTTTGCCCGTGATTCAGCCACATTGGAACAATATTTCCGAAGCATGACCCCAAATATCGGGACAATTGATATCAACGTCAATGTGGATGCGGTTTCCGCACTTCTTGACAAGATTGGCGAAGCTGTCCTTGTCACCCATTCTCATTCGGGAGGGATGGGTTGGCTCACCACAGTAAAGAATCGAAACGTGAAAGGTATCGTTTGTTATGAACCAGGTTCCGGATTTCTGTTTCCCGAAGGTGAAGTGCCAGAATCTTTACCCAGTTCGGGCGGGTTGCTCGAAGCATTTGGCATACCTATGGAGGATTTCAAGCAATTGACCAAAATCCCCATAGTGATTTATTACGGTGACAATATTCCCGAAGAGCCTAACCCCAACCCGGGACAGGACGGATGGAGGGTGCGCCTTGAGATGGCTCGCCTTTGGCGGGATACGGTCAATAAATATGGTGGAGATGTAACGGTGGTACACCTTCCGGAAATAGGCATTAAAGGCAATACCCATTTCCCGTTTTCAGACTTGAACAATGTGGAAGTTGCCGACCTGATGTCGGAGTGGTTAAAAAGCAAAGAATTAGACCGATAA